The window CGCCATGCATCACCGCACCCATCTGCACGGCGCCCTTCACGCCTTCGTAGGTGCCCCCCGCGAGGTTCAGCAGCGGGTTGCCTTCCCATGTCTTGTCGTTCAGCGCCGTGCCGGTGAACGATGAGGGCAGGGCGCTCACGGCGTTCTCGATGCCCTCGGCCAGCCCCTCGGCGAGGATGCGCAGCGCCTTGCTGTCGCCCTCGGCCATGCGCGCAAGAATGTTCGTGCCCTTCATGCCGCGCGCGAGGAATCCGGACTCCATCTGGTTGAGGCCGGAAGCGACCTTGCCGGCCACCTGCCCGGCGCGGCTCTTCGCGACGCCCTGCATGACCTCGGCGCCGCCGACCTTGCCGAGGAAGCGCATGAAGCGGTTGGGCTGCACCGCGCGTTGCGCCGCCTGCTCGGCTGCCCCGGTCGCGCCGCGCAGGATCTTGCCGCCCATGCCGGCCGTGGCCGCTGCGGTCAGCGCATCCACCACGCCGATCGCGAGATCGACCCCGATGTCTTCGGCACCATACGAGCCGCCCTGGACCAGCGCCTTCGTGCCCATGGTGGTGACGGTCGCGGCGACGGAGGCGATCATGGCAATCATCACCGGCCCCAGCGCGCCCCCGCTCAGGAAGCTCAGCGCCGCGCCGACGGCGACTGCCACGGCAAGGCTCGCCACCTGCGCCGCAAAGTTCGCCACGCTGTCGATGGCGCGGCGGTGGTCCTCGACGCCCTCCTGCACGATCTCGACGCGGTAGTCGAGCTGGTCGCGCAGCAGTTCACGCTCCTCACCCGAGAGATCGCGGCGGTCGAAATCCGCCTTCAGCTCGTCGAGGCGGCTCATCTGCTGCGTCACCCAGTCGGCCTCGTTGCCTGCCGCCGCGCCACCGAGCGCACCGGTGAGTTCGCCGAGCTCGCGATTGACGCGGCGCTGTTCCTGGGCGATGCGCTCCTTGGCGGACTCCGGCGCACCGTGCTCGACCATGTCCATGATGTCGGACTCGTCGCGCCCGCTGAGCTCTCCGCGCAGCATGGCCTCGAAGCTCTCGCCGGGGTGCTCGGCCTCCCAGGCCGCCTTCAAGGTCTCGATCTCGGACTTGGTCATGCTGCCGAGTCGGTTGCGCAGCGCGTCTTCGTCCGTCCCGACGCCCTTGGTGGCGTAGTCGACCTCCTGCAGCGCGGTCAGCCGGCCGCCTTGCTTGTGAAGAGCGCGAGCCTTCTCGAGGTCCACGCCCGACATGTTGGCTTCGATGGTGTACGAGAGCGGATAGAAGTACTTCTTCTGGTAGGCATCGTTCAGCGCCTCCATGCTGATCCTGGAGCGGCGCTGCGCCTCCTCGCCCATCTCGCGGTCCATGTCCCGTTCGAACGCCATGATCCTGCGCGAGAGCTCCTCCTCGGAGATCTTCGGGTTGTGCTTCAGGATCTCGTCGCGCAGGCGGTCGGTGCGCATCTTGCGCGCGGGGCCCTGGTCGAGGCGCGTGTCCTGCAGCGCGCGTTCGTACTGGTTGGTGAGGACCTTGTTGATCGCCTCGTCGCTGGCCCACACGCCCTGGCGCTCGATCTCGATGCGCGCGGCGTCGGCCTTGACCATGTCGTCGTCCGCGAGCGCGTTGGCGAGGTCGCGCTCCGGGCCCGGGTCCATTTCGCTGGAGAATGCCCGCCGCAGCACGCTCGTTCCCTCCAGGCCGGGCTCGTTGTACTGTTCGACGTTCTTGTAGCGCTCGTTGAAATCCTTTTCGATGCGCCCGGTGCGGCGGCGGATCTCCGCCTTCATCTGCTCCGAGCTCCACCCCTCGCGCTGCGCCAGCGCCAGCACTTCGTCGTGCACGCGCTTGTAGGTGGCCTCGATGTCCTCTTCCTGTGTCCCCCAGCCGGTGAGCCCGCCGCGCATGGCATCGTCGATCGCGATCGAGTCCGCGGCTTCCTTGTCGCCGCGCATCAGGGCGCCGGCCTGGTCCTGCTCGTTGCCTTCGTCGAGGTTGTCGATCAGCGCCCGGTCCAGATCCTTGCCATAGCGCCGCTTGTAGGCCGCGCGGATCTGCTCGATCTCTTCCTGGGACCTGCCGCGCAGCAGATCCATGATGGCCTTCTCGTCGGTGTTGATGATGCCGAAGGCGTCGTCCAGCGCCGCCGCGTCGGCGTCGGCGCCTTTCCCCTCGAGGCGCAGCTTGGCCTGGTCCATCTCGTCGGAGTCGAAGGCGGCCTGCATCGCGAAGTCCATGTCGACATGGAACATGGCCCGGTACAAGCGGCGCACCAGTGCGCCCTCGAAGGCCGACAGGCCCTCGAGGCTGCGCAGCATCGCCGACTCGTCGCTGTCGAAATTGTCGAGCTGCGCGTGGATGTCCTGCGCGATCTTCGAGCCCTTGAAGGTGGGGCGCGCGAGGTTGGCGAGTTCCGCCACCTTGGGCAGCTCGCCGTCCGGCTTGGCCAGCAGCTCTGCTTCGAACGCGGGCCTGGCGACTTCGAGGTACTGGTTCGCGAGCCGCTGCCGCAGTGCTGCGGCGGCGATGTCCAGCGGATGGGCTCCGGGCGGCTGCGCAAAGAACTCGGTGACGACCGCGCGCTGTTCCGCGGTGAGCTTCCCGCTCTGCAGCAGCTTCTCCTGGGTGGCGCCGTTCGCGACCGCTTGCTGGATCGCCGCGACGCTGCCCAGGTCCGATGCAATGCCGTTGCGCGTCTCTTCGGTGCGCTGCACGGACCATTGCTCATTGGCCTTCTGGGAGTCACCGAACCAGCGGCTCAGCTTCGCCTTGAAGCGCTCCCACCAGCTCTTGCCCTCGAGGACGCGATCTTCAGCCCAGCTGCGTGCCGCGTCGATGGCCTCGTTGCCGGCCTTTTCCACCGCGGCGCGGTTGTCGCGCGTGTTGTCGCGGGCAGTGGCGAACATCGGTCGCATCGCCTTCTTCAACGCCTCGACGGCGCTGCGCGCATCGGCCCGCACCGCAGCGGCGAAGTCGGCCAGGCGCCGCACGATCTCGGGCTTGCTGCGATCGTGCGCCGGTTGCGGCGGCGCCGGGTACAGCCCCTGGTACTCCTCGCGCTGCGCGAGCGATGTGTAGGCTTCGGAGCGTTCGAGCTGCGCCTGGTCGAGTTCCTTCTCGCGCTTCTCGCCCGCCTTCTGGTAGTAGCTCGTTTCTGTGGTCACGCGGCCGCGAACCCAGCGGATCACGAGGTCGCGGCGTGCATGGATGACCTCCGGATCGCTGCCGCCGCTGGCAGCCTCCTGCCGCTTGATGATTTCCTCGTCGGTCAGCTGGCGCGCGCCCTCGATCGCGTCGAGCGCCTCCTGGCCACCTTGCGAGACGGCCTCGGTGGCCTGGTCGTGGCACTTGACGATGGCCTGCTGCGTATCGGCCGCGTCCTTTTCCAGCTCCTTCCTGCGTTCCTCGACCATGCCGTCCAGCTCGGCACCACCGACGCCCGCCGCTGCGGCGATCTCGTGCAGCTCGGTGTTCATGCGCGGACCCACCTTGTCCGCGAGCGGCCGGCCGATGTCGGGGAACAGCTTCACCAGCCCCCCCTTCGGATAAGCCATGCGCCGCAGCCGGAGCAGCACGTCCGCCGTGCCGGTCGCGAGGGACGCGAGCAGCCGCGCAACCACCTTGGCAACGGGCGTGCCCACGCCGGGAGGCAGCGGCTCGACGCCTTCCGGGCCCTTGTCCACGAGCGGCGCCGGTTCCCCCTCGCCTTCCTTCTTTTCCTTCTGGATGGGCGCGGCCAGCACTCTGCGTGCGTCCTCGAGTGCCTTTCGTTCGGGGTCTTCCTTGGCATCGGGGATCTGTGCCACCTTCTCGGCGCCTTCGGTCACCAGCAGCTGGAACAGCTTGTTGGACACGGCGTGATCGCCAAGCCGCGGCATGTTCCCACCCACCCACATGCCAGGCACCACTTCGTGCGGGCTCGACGCGACCAGCCCGGGGAGTTGCACGGCCGGCAGCCGCTTCTTCGACGCCGCCTCGATCGCCGCCGTCTGCGTGGGAATCGGATCGCTGCGCGGCGGGGGCGGCGGGTCGGGGACTTTCGGGGGTGGCGTGATGTTGGCGGCGGCATCGGCCGGCACCTCCTGCGTCTTGGCGCGGCGGGCCGCGTTGGCCTTGTCGGCCGCGGACGCGATGCGCGCGGGGCCACCCACCACCGCCGACATGTTCCGGTGCGCAAGGCCGGTGCTGGCCGCGGACACGCCGCCCTGCCAGCGCCGCACGATGACTTGCGGGTCGGGCGCGTCGCCATCCGCCTCGGTGCTGTCGCCGCCACCGCGCGCCAGGGTTTCGGCGGGTTGCGGCACGGTCTCGGCGTCGAGCTCGATGACCTCGGATTCCTCGGTCGCAGCTTCCGCGTCTGCTTCCCCGGCCTGCCGTGCGGACTCGTCCTCGAGTTCCTCGGCGCCCGGAGCCGGCGCCTCCTTGCTTGCTTCCGCCCGCACGTCGGGTGAAGCGTCCGTGGCCCTTGCGCCTGCCCGGGTTGCGCCGATCGCAGTCTGCGGCTGCGTCGACGCCGATGCACCTTCGTCCTCCGCGGCCTCGGTGCCGTTCAGCGGCGCAGCGGCGCCCGGGCCCCGCCCGACATCATCCAGCTCGATGACGGAGGAATCGCCGGCCTCTTCGAACGCAGCGGCGGGCTGCGCCTCGACCGCGGGGTCTGCATCCAAATCATCGGGAACGCGCGCCGTGATGGTTTCCGGCGGCATGTACAAGACGCGCATTCCATTGCCCGCCGCCGGCACCGCGATGCGGTACGGCGATGACGCAAGATCGCGGGCCGTGCGCCCGTTGCCCGCCGCGGCCGGCGCGAAAGGGTCCCTGGCCGCCGGCACCCGAAGAGGCGCAGCCGCCGGAGTCCGGCGCGCAGGCTCGGGCTCCCGCCGGGGTTCCAGGCCATGCTGCCGTGCCAGCCCGCCCATGGCGATTCATCGCGGCAGCGATGCCGTCATCACGCCGTCGCGGCGGTGCGGATGCATGGCCTGCGGCGCCGCGCCCCGGAACTTGGCGAGGTCCACGGGGGTCAGGATGCGCGCCTCGCGATGGAACTGCCGTGCGATCGCCGCGCCCAGGTGTTCCTGGGTGATGCAGTCGCCGCCCGCGTCGGCCGCGATCAAGGCCGCCGTGTGGCCCACGGAGACGATGCCGGCGCCCGTGAGGTCGATCTGCGCCAGCGCGCTCAGGTCCACGCCCGGATGCAGCGGCGCATCGGCCGGAAAGGCGCGCGCCCACAGCCGCAGACGCTCCGCCACCTGAGGCCGCGGAAAGTTCAGCAGCACATGAAAGCGCCGGATGAACGCCGGATCGATCTCGTCGTGCAGATTGCTGGCCAGAACCGCCAGCCCGCCGAACGACTCGACCCGCTGCAGCAGGAACCCGACCTCGAGCGCCGCATACCGGTCGCTGCTCTGGTGGATCTCGCCGCGCTTGCCGAAGAGCGTGTCCGCTTCATCGAAGAACAGAATGGCGTGGCAGGCCTCCGCTTCGCGGAACGCGGCGTCGATGTTCTTTTCGGTTTCGCCCACCCACTTCGAAACCAGCTGGGCAAGATCGATCTTGAGCAGCGGCAGGTCGAGCTCGTGCGCGATGACCTCGGCTGCCAGCGTCTTGCCGGTTCCGCTGTCGCCGGTGAACAGCGCCTTCAGTCCACCGCCGCTCATGAGCCGGCCGAACCCCCAGGATTCGTTCACGCGCGGCAAGGAGCGGTAGAAGCGCGGGATCTCCAGCACCTGGTTGCGGATGCTCTCGGGCAGGATGAGATCGTCGGCGCCGCGCCGCGGCGTCACGGCCCGCGCGAAGCGGCCCGCCTTCTTCTGCGCCACCATGCGGCACAGCTCGCCGAGCCGCGCCGGCCGCCTGCCGTCGAGCGCTTCGCCCTGCGTGCGCGCGGCCTGCGCGACGGCCAGCTGCTCGCCCACCGGCATGCGATAGCGCGCCGCAAGATCCTGCGCGGCCGCGGCGTCGATCGTGGGCAACTGCCGCTGCCACTGGCGCGTGCAGGTCTGCAGCGCCGGCGCGTTGAGGACGGCTTCGAGGTATCGGCGCACGGCCAGCAGGCCGGTCGGCCGCCAGGCGTGCTCGCCGCTGACGATGACCGGGACCGCATTGCACTCGAGCTGCGCAGCGACCTGGTCGGCGAGTTGCGGATGCGCTTCGTCCTGCAGCCGTCGTGCGTCCACCCACAACACGCTGCCGGTGTCGGCCGTCAAGGCCAGCGTCTGCGGCAGGTCCATCTCGGGCAGCCAGCGCCGCAGCGGCCGTCCCGCAGCCTGGGCGACGGCCTTCACGGCGTCCTCGACAGGCGCGGCCGGTTCGCCCCAGATGCCGACCAGGTTCGCCTTGCCGCTGCCCATGGCGCCTGCGATCTCCGCAAGCCAAGGGCCTTCGTCGAAGCATTCGGTGGTGAGCGAGGCCGCGATCGACACGCGCGTCGCATCGCAGAACCCATCGCGCCAGTCGCAGCCCGGATCGGTCAGCGGCTGCAACGCGCGCGGGGCGAGCCGGCAGGCGCGGGCGAGCTCGGGGCCGGGCGTGTCGTCGGCCAGCAGCAGCCCGACGCGCCGCAGCGTGCCGTTCGCGCCGAGCGCGCGGCGACGCGCCACCCACTGCGGGTCGGTTTCCGCCGTCAGGGCGCACAGCAGGTCCACGCTCGGAAGCTGGCGCGTCACGTCGTCCTGGACGAAGGCGAAGATGCGCGCATACGCCGGGTGAAGCTCGCACGCGGCGCATGCCAGCAGCGCATCGACATCGGAAGTGTCGAGCGCGAACGCCGCGGCCAGGGCCTCCAGCGGCAACGCGAACCCCAGCGCGGCGGCCCTCGCGCGCAGGCGGGCCTCGCATTCCTCCTCGTCGTCGCGCAGGCGGCGCGCCGCGCCATAGCCCCGGCGCGCCGGGGGCACGCCGATCTGCTCGAGCAGCTGGTCGACATGAGGATCGGTGATGCAGTAGGACTTGAGGTCCGGCCGCGTCAGCGCCGCGTTGAGCCTCTTTTGCTCCTCGACGGCGAGTTGCAGCGCGCGCCGCAGCGGCTGCAGCCGCAGCGCCAGGTGCTCCAGCGCGATCTCTACCGCGGAGGCGCAGGGAGTGGCGGCGTGGTTCATGGTCCGGCGAACTCCACCCGACGGCCCGGCCACCAGGGAATGCCGACGATGTCGCGCAAAAACCCGTGGTTGCCGAGATCCATGAAACGCAGGCCGAGGGCGGGGCGCACCAGCACCCGGCCGTCCTCCACGGCCACGGTGCCGCCGAGATCGGCGAAACGCCGCAACGCCAGCAGGGGCTGGGTCGGCTCGCGCTCGCGCCACAAGGCGTCGGCCAGTTCACCCAGCGCGCTGCACACCGCGAGCGCGATGGAGAACTCGGCCGCATGGCGGTGCGGGCCACGCGCCGGGAGCACCAGGGGCCGCAGGTCCATGAACGCCTCGTGCGTGGCTGCGAGCACCTCCCGCGCGTCATCGAAAACCCGCTGCAGCTGCGCGCCGTGGCGCCGCAGCAGCGGCTCGCTGGTCCAGAGCGCATCGCCGGCACGGAGCCAGCCCGCGCCGCGCAGCGGCGCCCCGAGCGCGACGGCGCGCAGACCGCGATGGCGCAGCGCCTCGGGAAGCTCGGAATCGGCAGCGCCCGGCGCCAGCCACCATAGGCGCCCGGGCAGCAGGTCGGCCAGGCGCAGGACGTCGCCGGCCTGCGCGAACCACCCGAGTGGCTGCGCCGTGGCGATGTCGAGCGCGGCCCATGGCGCTTCCTGGAGTTTCTCGACCAGGATGCCGGGTTGCCTGCCCGACGCGCGATTGCCAGCCCACAGTGATGCGTCGAGCGGCGCGCACGTGGTCGACAGGCCACGCAGGAAGCTGTCCATGCGCGTGTTGTCGGGCGGCTCGTCCAGGCCGCACATCGCAGCCGCCAGCTGGCGCGTGGCGCTACCGCGCTCCCAGCCACGGCGGGGCGGCGGCGCGAGCTTGTAGGCAAGCGCCGCTGCGAAACAAGCCGACTGGTCCAGCAGGTCGCTGCAGACGAGCGCGGCGCGCAGCCCCTCGAAATACTTCCGGCGCGACAGGATCCCGGCCACGATGAATGGCAGGACCGACTCGACTGCCACAGGGGTGCGGCGGCGCTGGCGCTCGGGCGGCGCGCGGGAGCGGATGCCTGGGGGATGCTTCGCCCGCGAAACGGCGTGTGCCGGTGCACCGTCGGCCTGCACGGGTTCCTCGTGCAAGGACGCCGGCGCGGCGGGGTCGTTCGCTGCGAAGGCCGGGTCCGCAACGGTGCCTGGCGCCGGTGCTGCGAGTGCGGCGACCAGGCCCGCAAGCTCGCCGAGCAGCGGGTCAATGGCCGCATCGGGATTGCGCAGCATCGACTCGATTCGACGCACCCGAGGCATCGACCCCGCAACGGCGAGCGCGCCGGTGCCGCCAGCCGCCGCGAGTTCCTGGAGCAGCACGCGCGCCCAGACACCCAAGGTGGCCGCGTCGGCAGTTGCGAACACGCGCGGCAGGTCGCCCGCGCGCTGCCAGGCGATCCAGAGGTCCAGCACGGGGGTCGGCGATGGCGCCTCATCCGCCTCCTGTTGCGTTTTTGCGGGCGCAGGCTCTGCGGCGGGCTCGGGCCTCGAACGCGGAAGGTCCGCCAGGGCAGCCGCAAGCAATGCCTGCACACGCTGCGAGAGCAAGCCGAGGGTGGCCTGGCCGCCATGTTCCGGGTACTGGGAAGGCCAGTCGCGCAGCTCCGACAGCTTCACCGGGATGCGCAGGCGCAGGTGCGCGATCGCGGACTCCGGCGGGCAGTCGGCCAGTTGCTCCGCCAGCGCCTGCATCAGCCACGCCGGCAGGCGCTGCGTCACCTGGTCCACGAACTGGCGTGGGTCCGGGCCCCAGCTCCAGCCGCCATGGCGAATCACGCGAAGGCGGCAGCGGCGGATGCGGATCGCTTCCATGTCAAGGCACGGCCTCTGCGACGATGCGGGTGGCGTATCCCGGCGCAAGGATCACCACGGTGTAGTTGGCCGCACCCAGCACCAGGCCGGCGCTGCCGACCGTGGTGTTGTGCGCGATCGGCACGGCGCGCACCGCCGGTTCGGTGAGTGCACCTCCCGTGACGTGGACAAACACCTGGATGTCGCTGAGCGTCAGCGCCGGCAGGGTGACGCTGACCGTGCTGCCGTTCAGCGCCACCGCCGGCAGGGCAGCCTCGTTCTGTTGCTCGACCTGCAGGTCCTCGGTCACGGCGAACAGCTGCGGGCGGTAGAACAGGCGCGTGTCGTAGTCGACCAGCGCCATCTTGAGCTGCTCCTTGCCGATGAGCACCTGCAGTCCCGCATTGGCAGTGTCGCGCACCACGATGCCATTGGCGGCCAGGTCGTCCAGGGTCATCGGCTTGTCGGGCTGGGCGTTGCGCGTGGCTGCACCCAGCACGTGGCTGGTGGACTTGAAAGCAACGACGTTCATCTTGTTCATCACGTGCCCTCCGCCGGCTTCACGAAGCCCATGACCACGTAGTCGCAGACGCCCGGGAGCACCATCGGCGCGGGCGCGCCGGCCGTCGGCACCCAGCGCACGAGGCACACCACGCGCCGGCCCTCGACGCGCACGTCAAGCGGCTGCATGAGCCAGTAATTTCCTGCCGCGAGCGGCGGCAGCGAAGCCGGTTGCTGGAAGCGCGGTTGAACCTGGATCTGCAGCGAAGCCTCGCCCGCATCGACCTGCGCCTGCGTGATGCCCGCAGGCAGGGGCACGTCGAGGCCGTCGGTGATGACGCCGGACTCGACCTGCACGCCGCCTGCGATGGCGCCCAGGATCTTGCCTTCGGCGATCACGTCGCCCTGGGCCGTGACCGTGAACACCGGCACCACGCTGCCCAGGCT is drawn from Variovorax sp. PBS-H4 and contains these coding sequences:
- a CDS encoding ATP-binding protein → MNHAATPCASAVEIALEHLALRLQPLRRALQLAVEEQKRLNAALTRPDLKSYCITDPHVDQLLEQIGVPPARRGYGAARRLRDDEEECEARLRARAAALGFALPLEALAAAFALDTSDVDALLACAACELHPAYARIFAFVQDDVTRQLPSVDLLCALTAETDPQWVARRRALGANGTLRRVGLLLADDTPGPELARACRLAPRALQPLTDPGCDWRDGFCDATRVSIAASLTTECFDEGPWLAEIAGAMGSGKANLVGIWGEPAAPVEDAVKAVAQAAGRPLRRWLPEMDLPQTLALTADTGSVLWVDARRLQDEAHPQLADQVAAQLECNAVPVIVSGEHAWRPTGLLAVRRYLEAVLNAPALQTCTRQWQRQLPTIDAAAAQDLAARYRMPVGEQLAVAQAARTQGEALDGRRPARLGELCRMVAQKKAGRFARAVTPRRGADDLILPESIRNQVLEIPRFYRSLPRVNESWGFGRLMSGGGLKALFTGDSGTGKTLAAEVIAHELDLPLLKIDLAQLVSKWVGETEKNIDAAFREAEACHAILFFDEADTLFGKRGEIHQSSDRYAALEVGFLLQRVESFGGLAVLASNLHDEIDPAFIRRFHVLLNFPRPQVAERLRLWARAFPADAPLHPGVDLSALAQIDLTGAGIVSVGHTAALIAADAGGDCITQEHLGAAIARQFHREARILTPVDLAKFRGAAPQAMHPHRRDGVMTASLPR